In Topomyia yanbarensis strain Yona2022 chromosome 2, ASM3024719v1, whole genome shotgun sequence, one DNA window encodes the following:
- the LOC131683580 gene encoding protein croquemort-like encodes MCCCCNCSNLTKKVWSFVGVVLIFGLAAFFGFGLPAIVESVARSEFIMEPGSQVYDNWLTSEVPKYLDIYVWDWKNPESITNENVRPQFVERGPYVFLEDHERHDIEFNTDHSITFRQKRTWTYIPEQSKGDFYTDRVTTPHTMLMTIAKLVGGGNPALVSQLNAIIKKNNLLDGIVYKDALVRDILFDGAEDRLLAAVQILAGAIPELAAGMDIPDWDGFAYFADRNTSVEYDGIFRMGTGTDQWTDSGLLRTWNNESTVPHFRGECGKVHGSTGQVNPPMTSQQIKNPEDFILFITDVCSAFSLKYDQDVEFGGVDGKAWIGDDRVFDNGNNYLETECQCTAPVAECPAVKPGVLDLSGCKFGAPLLASFPHFYLADPSYVSALDGPKPTRELHEFRYVMHPFSGIPLEVNGRLQYNLHVSDYGLEATEGLPDITLPVFWVNQRVTLTQEKIDDLRALDTLRSAGIYTGYALLGVGIIALGVALYFSIFVWKDSKINV; translated from the exons ATGTGCTGCTGTTGTAATTGCTCGAACCTTACCAAAAAGGTCTGGTCCTTCGTTGGGGTGGTTCTTATTTTTGGTTTGGCTGCTTTCTTCGGATTTGGGCTGCCAGCGATTGTTGAATCCGTGGCGCGAAGC GAATTCATTATGGAACCAGGTTCTCAAGTTTACGATAATTGGCTAACGTCCGAGGTACCGAAATATTTGGACATCTATGTTTGGGATTGGAAAAATCCCGAATCAATTACCAACGAAAACGTTCGACCGCAGTTCGTCGAGCGAGGGCCGTATGTTTTCCTGGAGGACCACGAAAGACACGACATTGAGTTTAATACAGATCACAGCATTACTTTCCGGCAAAAGCGAACCTGGACGTATATCCCGGAGCAATCAAAGGGAGATTTCTACACCGACAGAGTGACAACTCCTCACACCATGCTGATG ACCATTGCTAAGTTGGTTGGAGGCGGTAATCCGGCACTGGTGAGCCAACTCAACGCCATAATCAAAAAGAACAATTTGCTTGATGGAATAGTATACAAAGATGCTCTTGTGCGAGATATTCTGTTCGATGGGGCTGAGGACAGACTACTGGCAGCAGTGCAAATTCTTGCCGGTGCTATACCGGAATTAGCTGCAGGCATGGATATTCCTGACTGGGATGGCTTCGCGTATTTCGCTGACCGAAACACCAGCGTGGAGTATGACGGTATTTTTCGTATGGGAACTGGCACTGATCAGTGGACCGACTCTGGCCTGTTGAGGACGTGGAATAACGAGTCAACGGTACCACACTTCCGAGGGGAGTGCGGTAAGGTGCATGGATCGACTGGTCAAGTGAATCCTCCCATGACTAGTCAGCAAATAAAAAATCCGGAAGATTTCATCCTGTTCATCACCGATGTGTGCAGTGCTTTTAGTTTGAAGTATGATCAAGACGTGGAATTCGGAGGAGTTGACGGAAAGGCTTGGATTGGCGATGATCGCGTTTTCGACAATGGTAACAACTATTTGGAAACGGAATGTCAGTGCACGGCACCTGTTGCCGAGTGTCCAGCCGTAAAGCCAGGTGTGCTTGACCTTTCCGGGTGTAAATTTGGTGCACCTCTGCTGGCTAGTTTTCCACACTTTTATCTAGCTGATCCGAGCTACGTGAGCGCTCTGGATGGACCCAAACCAACACGCGAGCTCCATGAGTTCCGCTACGTTATGCATCCCTTCTCTGGGATTCCGCTGGAAGTGAACGGCAGGTTGCAGTACAATTTGCACGTGAGCGATTACGGTTTGGA GGCTACAGAAGGTTTACCTGATATAACTTTACCTGTTTTCTGGGTGAATCAAAGAGTAACCTTAACTCAAGAGAAAATCGATGATTTAAGG GCTTTAGACACACTGCGttcagccggaatatacacagGTTATGCACTCCTTGGGGTCGGTATCATAGCACTTGGAGTGGCTTTGTACTTCTCTATATTTGTGTGGAAAGACTCGAAAATCAACGTTTGA